In Candidatus Berkelbacteria bacterium, the DNA window CCCAGATCTTCTAAATGCTTATCTCCGGTAACGATTTTAACGTCTGGGAAATGGTAACTAAAATCCTTGGGCAGGGCGTCGGGATTTTGCTCGCAAAGAAATACGGTCGCTTTAACTTTAACCAGGTGTGGAACGAGACTTAGGTTCTCCAATCCAGCGCCCAATAACCCAACCTGTTTGTAGCGAAAATCTTCCCACCCCATCACCTGGTAGTATCTCAAAGAATACCTGTTGTGAGAACCCGCTTAGCGGCTAACTACTTCGACAAAAAGTCCGATCATTGCCATGACAGCGGAGATAATCCAAAAACGCATCGTGACACGCGGCTCCGGCCAACCGATTGCCTGGAAATGGTGGTGTATCGGCGCCGAGAGAAATATTTTCTTTCCTTGCCGAAGCTTCTTCGACAAAATCTGAATAATCGCCGAGAGTCCTTCCGCCCAGAGTACAAAAGCGATAATTGGCAGAATAAACACCGTGTCGGTCAAAAACGCTATTACCCCTAAAGTCATCCCTAACGCCATAGCGCCAGTATCCCCCATGAAGAACCTTGCCGGATAAACGTTGAACCAGAGGAAGGCGAGCAAGGCGCCTAGTATTGTGCCGCAGAACGCCGCTAGCTCTGTTTTGTCTTGCAGCAAGGCAATAATGCCGTAGGCAGCAAAACAGCTCGCCATCACTCCGCCCGCCAACCCATCTAAGCCGTCGGTTTCGTTGGCAGAGAAGGTGGTGAAAACTAAAACAGCGATGAAAATAGGGATGTACCAGATACCGATTTCAATTTGTCCCAGCCAAGGAACGGAAATAATACTGAATTCGAGCTTGAAGAAGAACCACCAGGCGCCAACTAAGGCAATTAGCGTGTAAAGCAAAAGTTTCCAGCGAAATCGTAGGCCGCCACGATTCGGTCCGACTCCAAAGATATTCATCAGATCATCGGCAGCACCGACAAAGCCGGTACTCACGAGAGTGAATAACGGCAGCCAAGTCTGGCCCCGGTTAAGATTCATTAATAAGGTAATAACAGCGGCCGTAATCCAAATCAGCAAGCCGCCCATCGTGGGCGTATTTTCCTTGTGCTTATGTAACGAGTAAAAAATTGGCGCGTTTTTTTCGTCAAAACCTGTTTGGCGAATCCGTTTGCCTAGTCGATTTTTGTAAAGGAAGTCAGTAAAAAGCGGCGTCCATAGTATCGCCACGAGAAAGGAGAGGGTCGCGAGCCAGAATGTCTTGGCAAGTGCGAAGTTGCCACCGTCTAAGAAGTCCATTGTTTAATGTAACGCCTCCACAATATGGTCTGTTCTAATCCCGTGGGATCCTTTGACTAGTATGCTAGCAGCTTCTGGTAACTCCGCAACTACCTTATCGGCAGCTTCAGCGCTAGTTGGGTACCACTTGTCTGGTTTATAGTGCTTCGCTAGTTCGCCAACACCGATGACTTTATCTGCCAGTTGATGTGCCATTATGCCAACTTCCTCATGGAACTTAACTTCCTGCGAACCAAGTTCAAGCATTGAGCCCAGGATAGCAACGCGGGGCTTAGGCATTTTTGAGAGTTCTTCCAAGGCGGCTCGCATCGATACGGGCGAGGCGTTATAGGAGTCATCAATCACCTTGTACCGACCGGAGATGTGTTGCAATCGCCCAGCCGGACGCCAATCGCCTAGTAGCGCCTCACCGATAGTTTTAGGGTCGATTTTCAAGTGCTTGCCGACAAGCTCAGCAACGCGGTGAGCGATCTCGGCGGTAGGGCACTCAAACTCAACTACCTGGGCGCGTGATCGTTTTAAGTGCGTTTTGAAAAATGGGTCGTTCCGGTTAAGCAGTACCAGCCCGCTAGGTTTAGTAGCTTGGGCTAAATTGCCTTTTTCCTCGCCCAGCTGTTCGGAAGACTCGTAATTCATGAGGTGAGCCTCGCCGACCAAAGTAATGATGCCGATATCGGGTGTTATATGCTCGAGGAGCTCCGCCAAGTCACCGGGCTTATCGGCTCCCATTTCAATGACTAGATATTTTGGCAGCTTATTGGTGAACGAGCGCCATATCGCTGCGAGCAGAATGAACGGCCACTGCCAGCTAATTTTTTGTTTATAGAAATCCACCTTAAAGCCTAGGATTGCCATGGGTAGTCCTAAGTAAGTGTTGAGGTTCCCGTAGCCAACCCTAACTTGGCTCTCTCCATACGCCCGCTTTAAGACCGCACCGACTGCTTCTTTAGTGCTAGTTTTGGCAATCGACCCGGTAATAGCAATAATAAACGGCTTATCGTTTGCGAGTCGGCTGTTGGCAGACAACCATAGTAAGAACGCCCTTAAATCCATAAACAAATCTTAACGACTAGGAGCCCTTGGGGCAATCGTCTAGTGCGGGACTAACTGCGTAGCTGCAAATAGTTGACGATCCAATTGGCAATCTCACCGAACGTCGGGGCAGCTGAGGATTCGGCAAACTCAACAGTTTTTGGGTTGTCTAAACGGACCACCATTACTACCTTAGGATTCTCAGCTGGGAAAAATCCGGCGAATGTACCGATGTGTCGATCCGTGTAATAGCCCCCGTGCGGATCCGGAACTTCGGCCGTACCAGTTTTACCGCCGACGCTAACGCCCTCTACTTTAGCTCGTTTACCGTGCCCATTTTCAACGACGCTAACCATCATCTGGCGAATTTTAGCTGAAGTTTCGGCGCTGATTACTTGCCCGCGAGTTTCATGCTTCAAGTTTTCCGCCTTCTCGTTTAAAACACTTTTC includes these proteins:
- the mraY gene encoding phospho-N-acetylmuramoyl-pentapeptide-transferase: MDFLDGGNFALAKTFWLATLSFLVAILWTPLFTDFLYKNRLGKRIRQTGFDEKNAPIFYSLHKHKENTPTMGGLLIWITAAVITLLMNLNRGQTWLPLFTLVSTGFVGAADDLMNIFGVGPNRGGLRFRWKLLLYTLIALVGAWWFFFKLEFSIISVPWLGQIEIGIWYIPIFIAVLVFTTFSANETDGLDGLAGGVMASCFAAYGIIALLQDKTELAAFCGTILGALLAFLWFNVYPARFFMGDTGAMALGMTLGVIAFLTDTVFILPIIAFVLWAEGLSAIIQILSKKLRQGKKIFLSAPIHHHFQAIGWPEPRVTMRFWIISAVMAMIGLFVEVVSR